The following is a genomic window from Acipenser ruthenus chromosome 19, fAciRut3.2 maternal haplotype, whole genome shotgun sequence.
TATTTGAGACACAAAGTTGACATATTGTGTAATAATATAATACTATAGTGCATTAAACATACCACAAGCATTATCAGGCAAACAGTACGAAACACGTTCAGTTCAAGTCCACAGCAGGGGTGGCCCGTCATCTGACCTACATTATCACTACAgtaattaaaattgaaatattgcCTGGGGGTGTCACAATACCAAAAACAGGTGTGTGGTgtacagtttttttattattattattattattattattattattattattattattattattattattattattttacaataaccAGAGAGAAAGATGGAACTTGAACTTCTCTTGTGGTTTCCAGAATCGTATTTGAATTTCTGATGAACTGGCAGCTACAGGAAGTCATACTGTACTTAGTTCTGTGACTTACCATAAACACCCCGGCTTAACCAATACAATGACATTGTGCCCTTTTATGATGCGGGAGAGGTTGTGTAATAACAGAATTCTTGTGTGCATATGGAGCAGGTAATAACTTACATCCTGAGCTTCCTGCAAGGGCCAGACAGAAAGGAGGCCTCACTGGTCTGCAAGATCTGGTACTTAGCTTCCCAGGACTGGCAGTTTAAGGTAATACCCTTCTCTGCGTTGTGCAGGTAACTATGTGCTGTTGTCTGTCTACACATTCAGTACAAAGCTTTTGCTGTTTGGTTAAACAGTTCCCTTCCTCACCAATAGGTttcattaacccccccccccccccccataaaaatcCTCCAGTCTCTGCTCAACCAATCATAGAGCTGGATCTGTTAACACGCAGAGCTTTCTCTTCTCTTTACTGGGGGTGCTGCAGCTCAGTGTTCATATCCTTTTTCTTGTAAATTCTTCCTTCTCTGCAGAAGAAGCTCACCTACAGGTTCCGCGCCTCCTCTGTCTCCCTGGATGGCATCAGATGCCTGGGCCGGTACCCCTGCTACAGTGTGGCCATCAGCCACCTGGACAGTTCTTCCTTCTCCAAAGCCATTCTCCAGCAGGTGGCCCTCCATCTGGGACCCCGGCTAGAGAGCCTGTCCCTGCGGGGCAGCAGCATCACAGAGTCCTCCTTCCTGGCCGTGGCACCTCACCTCCCCGCCCTCCGTAGGCTGGACCTGAGCCGCTGCGACAGCCTCTTCATGTCGGGCACATTGCTATCGAAAGAGGAGAGCAGGCAGGCGGTCGGGGCTGCCCTGGAGAACCTGGAAGAGCTGGACCTCTCCAGCCTGCGCTTCCTCTCTGACCTCACCTTCAATCGGCTGACAGGGTGCTTGCCAAACCTGCGGAGGCTGTCCCTGGCTGGCTGCCACATCGCCTTCCAGATCGACCCCTACAGAGGCTCCAGTGCGGGCTACAACTCCACTGCCATGCTCTCCCTGAAGAACCTCCACAGGTTCCTATCGGAGCGGGCCCCGAGCTTGAAGGGGCTCAATCTGGGTCGGACTGGCATGACGCCCGAGGCTCTCAGATCCCTGGTTGACGTGAGGGGCCTCTGCTTAGAGGAGCTCACCCTCCAGGGTTGCAAGGAGCTCACAGACCAGGCCATGGCTGCCCTCTGGAAGTGGCAGCCTGACTTGAAAACCCTGGACCTCAGCTTCTGCACGGAGCTGTCCGACAAGACCTTGCTGGCCATTTCTTCCAATCTCAAGGAGCTCCAGTGTCTGAACCTAGCAAAGAACAGGAGAATTACAGACAGTGGCCTCTTGGACCTCATGGAGCTGAAATGTCTGCAGTCCCTGGACTTCTCTGAGTGCAGCAATGTGAGCGGGGGCGAGCTGGTCAAAGGACTGTGTTCCCCTGTAGCTCAGGCCAGGCTGGTATCGCTCAGCTTCAACAGCTGCACACTCATCACGGtaagtcctggtttta
Proteins encoded in this region:
- the fbxl9 gene encoding uncharacterized protein fbxl9 codes for the protein MEQVITYILSFLQGPDRKEASLVCKIWYLASQDWQFKKKLTYRFRASSVSLDGIRCLGRYPCYSVAISHLDSSSFSKAILQQVALHLGPRLESLSLRGSSITESSFLAVAPHLPALRRLDLSRCDSLFMSGTLLSKEESRQAVGAALENLEELDLSSLRFLSDLTFNRLTGCLPNLRRLSLAGCHIAFQIDPYRGSSAGYNSTAMLSLKNLHRFLSERAPSLKGLNLGRTGMTPEALRSLVDVRGLCLEELTLQGCKELTDQAMAALWKWQPDLKTLDLSFCTELSDKTLLAISSNLKELQCLNLAKNRRITDSGLLDLMELKCLQSLDFSECSNVSGGELVKGLCSPVAQARLVSLSFNSCTLITDLTMFSLAQLLGPSLRVLDLTSCLYLTDLSVRAIATYLPGLVVLRLGWCKEISDWGLLGLEEPTKECKPDKEKDDKGPKFSCNFGNMGFFSPPKKYLEEKPRRVTKQDLVEFREREGASLLALRDLQELNLTACTKLTDASITQVLRFQDLRTLSLSTLSEITDSSLVSVASHCRGLTRLNLSHCPKLTDHGLSIAARSLHRLQHLQLSCCDKITDRSLALLAEECKALKSLDVSMCKEVSMAAIKLLQSQLPSLESIHTIFVGGADLSFTL